In the Gorilla gorilla gorilla isolate KB3781 chromosome 1, NHGRI_mGorGor1-v2.1_pri, whole genome shotgun sequence genome, ccgcaacctccacctctcgggttcaagtgattctcttgcctcagcctcccaagtagctgggactacaggcagccaccaccacacccggctaatttttgtactttgagtaaagacggggtttcaccatgttggccaggctggtcttgaattcctgagctcaagtgatctgcctgcctcggcctcccaaagtgctgggattacaggtgtgagccactgcacccagccaagttgCTCATCTCTCTCAGTCCTCTAAGGCAAACCACAGAGAGAGCTTTCTTTTCCATATCATCATCACAGAGGAAACAGTATTCACTTATAATTGAGCAATAAGAAGGGCTCTGGTTCAGATTTCTCTGGTAATCTGACAGTCTTGTCTTGGCAGCATGGTCTTAATTCTCCAAGTTATGTGAGACTCTGTACAATCCATGtaatttctcattcttttatctttaaaatgggccCATTTGCTCTTTCCCTAAGCGGCCTGAGGTAATCTGTGAAAATGGTTCACTATTCACTTAACCTGGAGAACCTCATGGTATCATGCAAATCAAGAGGTTCCAATCTTCGTGTTTACTTTAAGAACATTCGTGAAATTGCCCAGGCCATCAAGGGTATGCATATACGAAAAGCCATGAAGTACCTGAAAGATGTCACTTTACAGAAACAGTGCGTACCATTCCGACGTTACAATGGTGGAGCTGGCAGGTGTGCCCAGGCCAAGCAGTGGGGCTGGACACAGGGTCAGTGGCCCAAAAAGAGTGCTGAATTTTTGCTGCACATGCTTAAAAATGCAGAGAGTAATGCTGAACTTAAGGGTTTAAATGTAGATTCTCTGGTCATTGAGCATATCCAAGTGAACAAAGCACCTAAGATGTGCTGCCGGACCTACAGAGCTCATGGTTGGATTAACCCATCCATGAGCTCTCCCTGCCACATTGAGGTGATCCTTACTGAAAAGGAACAGATTGTTCCTAAACCAGAAGAGGAGGTTGCCCAGAAGAAAATGATATcccaaagaaactgaagaaacaaaaacttatggCACAGCAGTAAATtcagcattaaaataaatgtaattaaaagggaaaaaaaaaaacagggcccATTTGTCCTATCCACCTTATAGGTTATCATGAGGgtcaaatcaaatgaaataatagattTGAGTGCACTTTGGGAACTATAAAGTGctatataaagaataataaaaaattattttcagtcccACCAACTTGCAGTGTGACTTCAGAGACTCAGTCTCTCTGAGTTTACAATTTATCTGCAAAGAGTTTCTTCTACCTACTTTAGGCAGTAGGTATGCAGTAAGAATTCTGCAGTGGGCAGAATTCTTAATGGAAAAAGCTGACATtgtgccagtgcattccagcctgagcgatacagcagactctgtctcaaaaaaacaaaggggttggccaggcgcggtggctcacgcctgtaatcccagcattttgggaggccgaggtgggcagatcatgaggtcaggaggtcgagaccatcctggctaacacgatgaaac is a window encoding:
- the LOC101127166 gene encoding large ribosomal subunit protein uL22-like; its protein translation is MVHYSLNLENLMVSCKSRGSNLRVYFKNIREIAQAIKGMHIRKAMKYLKDVTLQKQCVPFRRYNGGAGRCAQAKQWGWTQGQWPKKSAEFLLHMLKNAESNAELKGLNVDSLVIEHIQVNKAPKMCCRTYRAHGWINPSMSSPCHIEVILTEKEQIVPKPEEEVAQKKMISQRN